The Nostoc sp. UHCC 0302 genome includes a window with the following:
- a CDS encoding transposase, which yields MTGLFPPGKGGGEDVAYGGKGKGILIHTVTEGGGMPLANSTTPANGNEREQVILLLDKVKLKTLKRGRPRKRIKVLAADKGYDSKQKRADLRKRGIRPQIPKRVWKTKKNRGRPIKISVPRFQQERCFAWYQRKYRRLVVRWERQKVYFDAFIDLATIHIWINKILLVG from the coding sequence TTGACGGGTCTTTTTCCCCCTGGGAAAGGAGGAGGTGAAGACGTAGCCTATGGTGGCAAAGGTAAAGGTATTCTCATTCACACGGTGACCGAAGGTGGTGGAATGCCCTTGGCTAACTCCACTACCCCAGCCAACGGTAACGAAAGAGAACAAGTAATACTTCTACTTGATAAAGTCAAACTCAAAACATTAAAACGCGGCAGACCACGTAAACGAATCAAGGTGCTGGCTGCTGACAAAGGTTACGACTCGAAACAAAAACGCGCTGATCTACGCAAACGAGGTATTCGCCCTCAAATCCCAAAACGAGTTTGGAAAACCAAGAAAAATAGAGGGAGACCAATCAAAATCTCTGTTCCTAGATTTCAGCAAGAGCGGTGTTTTGCTTGGTATCAGCGCAAATACCGTCGTCTCGTTGTTAGATGGGAACGTCAAAAAGTTTACTTTGACGCATTCATTGACCTTGCTACAATCCACATCTGGATTAACAAAATCTTATTAGTGGGATAG
- a CDS encoding transposase, whose translation MTTISYLTSICVKVPLIRIFKLTFIKRLYNTGEFAQALNVVILVKTNLKTHARSHVILFSSDLELSSEKIIDYYKLRFQIEFNFRDAKQFWGLEDFMNLSQIAVTNAVNLAFFMVNLSHNLLMDFRLLNPDSGILDLKAHYRGFRYVREIIKMLPEMPEPILLAEIFAKLTSLRRIHPVSTGVEPS comes from the coding sequence TTGACTACAATATCATACCTAACAAGTATTTGTGTAAAAGTACCATTGATAAGGATATTCAAACTGACGTTTATCAAGCGACTTTACAACACAGGAGAATTTGCTCAAGCTTTGAATGTAGTTATTCTAGTCAAAACCAATCTTAAAACTCATGCTCGCAGCCATGTGATTCTATTTTCTAGCGACCTGGAATTGTCATCTGAGAAAATAATTGACTACTACAAGCTGCGCTTTCAGATCGAATTCAATTTTCGAGATGCCAAGCAATTTTGGGGATTGGAAGATTTTATGAACTTAAGTCAAATTGCTGTGACTAATGCTGTTAATCTAGCATTCTTTATGGTCAACTTATCCCATAATCTTCTCATGGATTTTCGTCTCCTTAATCCCGACTCCGGCATTCTTGATCTTAAGGCTCATTATCGTGGTTTTCGATATGTCCGTGAAATTATAAAAATGCTTCCCGAAATGCCTGAGCCTATTTTATTAGCCGAGATTTTTGCCAAGCTTACTTCTTTACGACGTATCCATCCCGTTTCTACAGGCGTTGAACCCTCGTAA
- a CDS encoding ferritin-like domain-containing protein: protein MNNGSSQNPSEWKIFPRNLTARADYVVGGNPSNTRLESGVDNCYPGLEFDQRNLDKAFFPGLIFEFHRSDGAILHQILANGEPAQQGLTEADNNPPLFLWALVGRSSHNQSEADPPVFFFNGLNGLEVWRRVHDLIPGKIAIALGPSPGSILTPSLGLSRQLNQIYDSGKSLFQRDDNGRLVVAVLVGQRAQYLDENGVIDIDVYQPGDLTRSLCSPWQYDFRDCGCFYWAASKPDIVTSADGQQPYLNFQRKNRNITPQPSEVLAQWGRDQELNYAELIEGAWNQLPVVLNDRESEQFIPPPVPPVNKLMTRQQVINELRYLTTVEHALCVEYLYAHYSVNAPMRLPDTDVDEQTRRIFAAANEVFLIAVDEMRHLRWVNEALDLMQQPPSLGRAQFIGRNFNRPFELERLTPEQLQWFIDVEKPSQSVGEGIDGMYVRLLTSIDRQPEQFPERERLLPLIKLIIDEGENHYRRFVSVQQHLAGISPDSYLRPLKNPQSGTQLASLQKLSDQNYSVLLGALQVSFALGDRAGGLVLEQSRRAMFNLHETNHYMASQGVRARFKLPPTITTTITRANASGRMNALFIETKDTITELQETSDFTERELAERQQHINEELFQHIHQLIEEDAD, encoded by the coding sequence ATGAATAATGGCAGTTCTCAAAATCCGAGTGAATGGAAAATTTTTCCGCGCAATTTGACTGCACGGGCTGATTATGTGGTAGGTGGTAACCCAAGCAATACGAGACTTGAAAGTGGTGTTGATAACTGTTATCCAGGACTTGAGTTTGATCAGCGCAATCTTGATAAAGCCTTTTTTCCTGGTTTGATTTTTGAGTTTCATCGTTCAGATGGGGCAATTCTGCATCAAATATTAGCCAATGGTGAGCCAGCACAACAGGGATTAACCGAAGCTGATAATAATCCTCCTTTATTTCTCTGGGCATTAGTGGGCAGATCCTCTCATAATCAAAGCGAAGCAGATCCACCTGTATTCTTTTTCAATGGATTAAATGGATTAGAAGTTTGGCGGCGCGTTCATGACTTAATTCCTGGAAAAATTGCGATTGCCCTTGGCCCTTCACCAGGCAGTATACTAACGCCTAGCTTGGGTTTGAGCCGACAATTAAATCAGATTTATGATTCAGGAAAAAGTTTATTCCAACGTGATGATAACGGTAGGCTGGTGGTAGCGGTATTAGTTGGTCAACGCGCTCAATACTTAGATGAAAACGGTGTAATTGATATAGATGTTTATCAACCCGGCGACCTCACTCGCAGTCTTTGTTCACCTTGGCAATATGATTTTCGTGATTGTGGTTGCTTCTATTGGGCTGCAAGTAAACCTGATATAGTTACCAGTGCAGATGGACAGCAACCTTATTTAAATTTTCAGCGTAAGAATCGAAATATCACACCACAGCCATCAGAAGTCTTGGCGCAATGGGGACGAGACCAAGAATTAAATTATGCTGAACTAATTGAAGGAGCTTGGAATCAACTACCAGTTGTATTAAATGATCGCGAAAGCGAACAGTTTATACCACCGCCTGTCCCGCCAGTAAATAAGTTGATGACTAGACAACAAGTTATTAATGAATTGCGCTATCTTACTACAGTCGAACACGCTTTGTGTGTTGAGTATCTCTATGCACACTATTCAGTAAATGCGCCTATGCGTTTACCTGATACGGATGTAGACGAACAAACACGCCGCATTTTTGCCGCAGCCAATGAAGTTTTTCTGATTGCAGTTGATGAAATGCGTCACCTTCGTTGGGTAAATGAAGCGCTTGATTTGATGCAGCAACCGCCTTCTCTAGGACGAGCGCAATTTATTGGACGCAATTTTAACCGACCTTTTGAGCTTGAGCGACTGACACCAGAACAACTGCAATGGTTTATTGATGTGGAAAAACCTAGTCAGTCAGTTGGAGAAGGAATTGATGGGATGTATGTTCGCTTATTGACTAGTATTGATCGCCAACCAGAACAATTCCCCGAACGAGAACGGTTATTACCTTTAATCAAACTAATTATTGATGAGGGAGAAAATCATTACAGGCGGTTTGTATCTGTTCAGCAACATTTAGCGGGAATTTCCCCTGATTCCTATCTTCGTCCTTTAAAAAATCCCCAATCTGGAACGCAATTAGCTAGTTTACAAAAATTAAGCGATCAAAACTATAGTGTTTTGCTAGGTGCGCTTCAGGTAAGTTTTGCTTTAGGCGATCGCGCTGGCGGACTGGTACTAGAACAATCGCGTCGTGCTATGTTTAACCTGCACGAAACCAATCACTATATGGCCAGTCAAGGTGTCAGAGCTAGATTTAAGCTCCCGCCAACCATTACAACTACCATAACTCGTGCCAATGCTAGCGGTCGCATGAATGCTCTGTTTATAGAAACAAAAGATACTATTACAGAATTACAAGAAACTAGCGATTTTACAGAACGTGAGCTAGCTGAACGTCAACAGCATATCAACGAAGAACTATTCCAACACATACATCAATTGATTGAAGAAGATGCAGATTAG
- a CDS encoding family 16 glycoside hydrolase: MRSYLIEKEFLNPLFKTENVKGAYSVVEYEIGVKPTDDFIFDPAKEAPNSDSGVGLNEGLREIFSKAVNKINSTPGVDFQLEQPENAPIAVQTQSYISGLFSLDKYSSLPGLISARRAEGAKSGTQTRLAIVPNAHVVRLNLPKIERDGQQLDGYNVNGLTIHYNGRFVDLKLKPTTIVVIAMSELESTRLALESFSIAEKRQRQELMGANLLNHLRRDVTVKIKRERFNELYKIATGSNETLVERPQTAALHLQSFSDRGRFHFQIQSAVNVEGQSDVIYRMIPDLEAARMIAEQGANLDATVNIAVRGIGELRGERDGSIITKPDKNWANLANEDQNDPIFQHRRLFTHYRDESNNDMWKDMDDAFDRIANELSMEVAPEIRQGLGTTWHEAGTLWMGDDPYQSVTDVNGRFHHVGNVVCVDQSIFPTVGSANPVLTGLTLARKAAEAIAERFKSTEPPPVNPFPETGIRQLWPNEKAKWKRSFDQQPLELNRDYFETPTFSVINIDRTNSPTDQLPFIYFDEPFQDFRLTLQWMSFLLDGDVSANSGIVLRSPQPPSIIDAAFYDQLIEVQIDETGYDFFSDQRTFSSPLHKTGAIYRLAPAKLWATKLPFTPGESREGVWNTYEIEVKGSSITVRLNGYLVSKTNDLPSNLQNSGYIGLQYHTGITHFGNIRLEAL, translated from the coding sequence GTGCGCTCCTATTTAATCGAAAAGGAATTTCTCAATCCGCTGTTCAAAACGGAGAATGTAAAAGGTGCTTATTCCGTAGTAGAGTATGAAATCGGAGTGAAACCAACTGACGACTTTATTTTTGATCCGGCAAAAGAAGCTCCGAATTCTGATAGTGGTGTTGGATTAAACGAAGGACTGCGTGAAATCTTCAGTAAGGCTGTCAACAAGATTAATAGCACCCCAGGAGTTGACTTTCAACTAGAACAGCCAGAAAACGCGCCGATTGCTGTTCAAACTCAGTCTTATATCTCCGGCTTATTCTCCTTGGACAAGTACAGTAGTTTACCGGGGTTGATTTCGGCACGACGCGCAGAAGGAGCCAAGTCGGGGACACAAACTCGTCTAGCAATTGTTCCAAATGCCCACGTTGTACGTCTGAATTTACCCAAGATTGAACGAGATGGACAACAGCTCGACGGCTATAACGTTAATGGACTAACCATTCACTATAACGGGCGTTTTGTAGATCTCAAGCTGAAGCCGACAACAATTGTTGTCATTGCGATGAGCGAGTTGGAATCAACACGGCTTGCCCTAGAGTCCTTCTCAATCGCCGAGAAACGCCAACGCCAAGAATTGATGGGGGCTAACTTGCTCAATCACTTACGCCGTGATGTAACCGTGAAAATCAAGCGTGAGAGGTTCAATGAGTTGTACAAGATTGCAACTGGCAGTAATGAAACGCTTGTAGAGCGCCCACAAACCGCCGCATTACACCTCCAGTCCTTCAGCGACAGGGGGCGTTTTCATTTTCAAATTCAAAGCGCGGTAAATGTGGAAGGACAATCTGACGTAATTTACCGCATGATTCCCGACTTAGAGGCCGCGCGGATGATTGCCGAGCAAGGCGCTAACCTAGATGCAACCGTTAATATTGCTGTTCGAGGCATTGGCGAACTGCGAGGTGAACGGGATGGTTCGATTATTACAAAGCCCGACAAAAACTGGGCTAACCTTGCTAACGAAGATCAAAACGATCCGATCTTCCAACATCGTCGGCTTTTTACGCACTATCGAGATGAATCAAACAATGACATGTGGAAGGACATGGACGATGCCTTTGATCGCATTGCCAACGAGTTGAGTATGGAAGTTGCTCCTGAAATTAGGCAAGGACTTGGCACAACTTGGCATGAGGCGGGAACTCTGTGGATGGGAGACGATCCTTATCAATCAGTTACCGATGTTAACGGCAGGTTTCATCATGTCGGAAATGTCGTCTGTGTCGATCAGTCAATTTTTCCCACCGTTGGCTCTGCCAACCCTGTACTGACGGGACTTACACTGGCACGCAAGGCAGCTGAGGCGATCGCCGAACGATTTAAATCGACCGAGCCACCGCCAGTCAATCCGTTCCCCGAAACTGGTATTCGTCAACTTTGGCCAAACGAGAAAGCCAAATGGAAGCGAAGTTTTGACCAGCAACCGTTAGAGCTAAACCGTGACTATTTTGAGACCCCAACGTTTAGTGTCATCAATATTGATCGAACTAATTCGCCAACAGATCAGTTACCCTTTATTTACTTCGACGAACCATTCCAGGACTTTCGACTTACCTTACAATGGATGTCTTTCCTGCTTGACGGTGATGTATCAGCAAATTCTGGTATTGTACTGCGTTCCCCACAACCTCCGTCAATCATTGATGCCGCCTTCTACGATCAATTGATCGAAGTACAAATCGATGAGACCGGATACGACTTCTTTTCAGATCAACGAACCTTTAGTAGTCCTTTACATAAAACAGGTGCTATTTATCGGTTGGCACCAGCAAAGCTGTGGGCAACAAAGCTACCATTTACACCAGGAGAAAGCCGAGAAGGAGTTTGGAACACTTACGAGATCGAGGTTAAAGGCTCATCAATTACCGTACGGCTTAACGGTTATCTAGTTAGTAAAACAAACGATTTACCTAGCAACCTCCAGAATTCAGGTTATATCGGCTTGCAATATCACACGGGCATAACTCACTTTGGGAACATCCGTCTAGAAGCTCTCTAA
- a CDS encoding protealysin inhibitor emfourin — MKVTLTKYGGLAAGILRSPYIVESSALPESVASELVRLVAAAKTASVIKEDKPGRARDAMSYTITIEEDGSEPTVISQSDITMSPSFAVLLQWLESHRAGK; from the coding sequence ATGAAAGTCACTCTAACGAAGTACGGCGGTCTGGCGGCTGGGATCCTCAGATCACCATATATTGTAGAATCGTCTGCTCTTCCAGAATCGGTAGCATCAGAGCTGGTACGGTTAGTGGCAGCGGCTAAGACAGCCTCAGTGATCAAAGAGGATAAACCGGGGCGCGCCCGAGATGCGATGAGTTACACAATCACGATTGAGGAAGATGGCAGCGAACCGACTGTAATTAGTCAGTCTGATATAACCATGTCTCCTTCGTTCGCCGTTTTACTCCAGTGGCTTGAGAGTCATCGCGCAGGGAAATGA
- the cynS gene encoding cyanase, whose translation MSVSEITQKLLAAKQDKGLSFADLEKILKRDEVWIAALIYRQASASEEEAKLLVEALGLDISYIQQLTQHPTKGLGTVVPTDPLIYRFYEIIQVYGYPVKAVIHEKFGDGIMSAIDFTLDVEKEENLKGERVRIIMSGKFLPYKKW comes from the coding sequence ATGTCTGTTTCCGAAATTACTCAAAAGCTTCTAGCAGCTAAACAAGATAAAGGACTTAGCTTCGCCGATTTAGAAAAAATCCTTAAACGCGATGAAGTATGGATTGCAGCTTTAATTTACCGTCAAGCTAGTGCTTCTGAAGAAGAAGCAAAGTTATTAGTTGAAGCTTTAGGACTAGATATAAGTTATATTCAGCAATTAACTCAACATCCTACCAAAGGTTTAGGAACAGTTGTACCTACTGATCCATTAATTTACCGTTTTTATGAAATTATACAAGTTTATGGATATCCAGTTAAAGCCGTGATTCATGAGAAATTCGGTGATGGCATCATGAGTGCAATTGACTTTACGTTGGATGTAGAAAAAGAAGAAAATCTCAAAGGTGAGCGGGTGAGAATAATTATGTCTGGTAAATTTTTACCCTACAAAAAGTGGTAG
- a CDS encoding M4 family metallopeptidase, which produces MNQTCRCLSCITPPHLLKKLLESKDENVRKAALNTLLTTSQLRGERTVRASASFLATPASGRRSIYNCQNSYILSSAVLARREDDMDPVPDESVNLAFEGLGTTREFYKEVLNRNSLNGRGMRLDGFVHHGIRYNNAFWDGQQMVFGDGDDIIFTDFTKSLDVIAHELTHGVTEFTANLEYHTQSGALNESISDVFGSLVKQWSLRQTADEADWLIGSEIFTPHIGADALRSMKAPGTAYDNSQLGKDPQPDHMDRFVVLPDTQEGDWGGVHINSGIPNKAFYLTAVNIGGNAWEDPGSIWYESLLASNQLTQFQDFANTTYMKAGQMYGPNSIQQQAVASAWRQVGIRIAGARSWGPSKGRNGTADGDSLVALTKQIESLASQVKTLTK; this is translated from the coding sequence ATGAACCAAACTTGCCGTTGCTTGAGCTGCATTACTCCCCCCCATCTCCTTAAAAAGTTGTTGGAAAGTAAAGACGAAAATGTCCGCAAAGCGGCTTTGAACACCCTATTGACAACTTCTCAATTACGGGGTGAACGAACAGTGCGGGCATCCGCTAGCTTTCTCGCCACTCCAGCTAGCGGTCGGCGCAGCATCTATAACTGCCAAAACAGCTATATCCTCTCCTCTGCTGTTCTTGCTCGTCGAGAGGATGATATGGACCCCGTTCCAGACGAGTCCGTCAACCTAGCTTTCGAAGGGCTTGGAACCACTCGAGAGTTCTACAAGGAAGTGCTAAACCGGAACTCACTCAACGGGCGAGGTATGCGTCTGGACGGATTCGTCCACCATGGCATTCGATACAACAACGCATTCTGGGACGGACAACAGATGGTATTCGGGGACGGAGATGATATCATCTTCACCGACTTCACTAAGTCCCTTGACGTGATCGCCCATGAGCTAACACACGGGGTAACTGAGTTCACCGCTAACTTGGAGTACCACACTCAGTCAGGAGCCTTGAACGAATCTATTTCTGACGTGTTCGGGTCTTTGGTCAAGCAGTGGTCACTCAGACAAACGGCCGACGAGGCAGACTGGTTAATTGGATCTGAGATATTTACCCCGCATATCGGTGCTGATGCTTTGAGATCAATGAAGGCCCCAGGGACAGCCTACGACAACAGCCAGTTAGGCAAAGACCCGCAGCCCGACCACATGGATAGGTTCGTTGTACTTCCGGATACCCAAGAAGGTGATTGGGGTGGGGTTCACATCAATTCGGGTATTCCGAACAAGGCTTTTTATCTAACAGCCGTCAATATTGGTGGAAACGCATGGGAGGATCCCGGCTCCATCTGGTACGAATCGCTACTTGCATCGAACCAGCTCACTCAATTCCAAGACTTTGCGAACACCACCTATATGAAGGCTGGACAGATGTACGGCCCCAACAGTATCCAGCAGCAGGCAGTAGCTTCAGCTTGGCGGCAGGTGGGAATCCGGATTGCAGGTGCGAGGAGCTGGGGTCCCAGCAAAGGTCGGAACGGCACGGCCGATGGTGATTCTCTCGTCGCACTAACTAAGCAAATTGAGTCCCTGGCTTCTCAGGTTAAGACATTGACAAAGTAA
- a CDS encoding transposase: protein MAGRFEGLSDLEWKLFEDIFPKQASKRGKGMPHAPYRHVLNSLLYILITGCRWCDLPRGETWASKSSSHRWLKRWREDGTFEHLQARILAIANDQGLINWNFGAVDGSFSPWERRR from the coding sequence ATGGCTGGACGTTTTGAGGGCTTGAGCGACCTGGAATGGAAGTTATTTGAGGATATATTTCCTAAGCAGGCATCCAAGCGTGGTAAAGGAATGCCTCATGCACCATATCGCCATGTATTAAATAGCCTGTTGTACATTTTGATTACTGGGTGTCGATGGTGTGATCTGCCGCGTGGGGAGACATGGGCATCTAAAAGCTCGTCCCACCGATGGCTAAAACGATGGCGTGAGGATGGAACATTTGAACATTTACAGGCGCGTATATTAGCGATCGCTAATGATCAGGGACTGATAAACTGGAACTTTGGCGCGGTTGACGGGTCTTTTTCCCCCTGGGAAAGGAGGAGGTGA
- a CDS encoding radical SAM protein, with translation MKHPDTELRLFKSVIGSHLFVVDGSRIYDLAPEVANRLEQSWSEVDSFPLDSFSQYIDGQPLTPPPLALISLNVAQACNMSCSYCYADTGKFGGHARLMSLDVAKATVDRLIAESDPTVGLVVGYMGGEPLLNRRVVHETTRYAAQAAQAANRQMRFSITTNGTLLQKKDAELFAEFPFTVAISVDGNREQNDAIRAMNNGSSSYKRLQKGLALLNRYGRPQHLAARITVTPKTGELLPILDHVISLGFDEVGFAVVLVSPDPSLAFAPKDFTLLLQQAIACGQKALQEIEAGRSYPFSNLETALHQIHRGSHRPYPCGAGAAYLSTNAEGKLFACHRLIDDPKFAMGSIWEGSDLPARAEHLTRNHVDYIEPCKGCWARYLCGGGCYHEVSRRGRIGCDYIRGWLDFCLSAYVELSTIRPQYFNQQINLAEPRLRGFYE, from the coding sequence ATGAAACATCCTGACACAGAACTACGCTTATTCAAAAGTGTAATAGGCTCTCATTTATTCGTCGTAGATGGCAGTCGGATTTACGACTTGGCTCCAGAAGTTGCCAATCGTCTAGAACAATCTTGGTCAGAGGTGGACTCTTTTCCCTTAGATTCATTCTCCCAATACATCGACGGTCAACCCCTTACCCCTCCTCCTCTTGCCTTAATTTCTCTGAATGTTGCTCAGGCGTGCAATATGTCCTGTAGTTACTGCTATGCAGATACAGGTAAATTTGGCGGTCACGCCCGCCTGATGAGTCTGGATGTAGCTAAGGCAACAGTTGATCGACTAATTGCCGAGTCAGACCCGACAGTAGGATTAGTTGTCGGTTATATGGGGGGAGAGCCTTTGCTTAACCGTCGTGTAGTCCACGAAACTACTCGCTATGCTGCTCAAGCGGCTCAAGCTGCTAATCGTCAGATGCGTTTTTCCATTACTACTAATGGAACATTACTGCAAAAGAAAGATGCTGAACTATTTGCCGAGTTTCCTTTTACTGTAGCCATCAGTGTAGACGGGAATCGTGAACAAAATGATGCCATTCGAGCCATGAATAATGGTTCTAGTAGTTACAAGCGTTTACAAAAAGGATTAGCGTTACTGAATCGCTACGGCAGACCGCAACATCTAGCAGCCCGCATTACAGTTACTCCTAAAACAGGAGAACTATTACCAATCCTCGATCATGTGATTAGCTTAGGCTTTGATGAAGTTGGTTTTGCTGTAGTCTTAGTATCACCCGATCCTAGTTTAGCCTTTGCTCCTAAAGACTTTACTCTTTTATTGCAACAGGCTATCGCTTGCGGACAAAAAGCATTGCAAGAAATTGAAGCTGGCAGATCCTATCCTTTTAGTAATTTAGAAACAGCACTACACCAAATTCATCGCGGTAGCCATCGGCCTTATCCTTGTGGTGCAGGTGCAGCCTATTTAAGTACGAATGCAGAAGGTAAGTTATTTGCTTGTCATCGTTTAATTGACGATCCTAAGTTTGCGATGGGTAGCATTTGGGAAGGTTCAGATTTGCCAGCGCGAGCAGAGCATTTAACTCGTAATCATGTGGATTATATCGAACCTTGTAAAGGATGCTGGGCTAGATATTTGTGTGGCGGTGGTTGTTATCATGAAGTGTCTCGCCGAGGGCGAATTGGCTGTGATTATATTCGAGGATGGTTAGATTTTTGTTTGAGTGCTTATGTTGAATTATCTACCATTCGTCCTCAATATTTTAATCAACAAATAAACTTGGCTGAACCCAGACTTAGAGGTTTTTATGAATAA
- a CDS encoding ferritin-like domain-containing protein, with product MSTDNQVKTREDLLYLLSQASELEHSLACQYLFTAFSLKESTDEGVSQAQLNKINRWRRTINGIAVEEMLHLALASNLLTAIGGAPYFRRANFPQAKTYTSLKLSFKLAPFNETTLNRYICFELPNNFDNEEQRGNWTQFCQSIRDEELLRLLAALPQPLLPRKLEYNTIGELYGLIRQGFQTIGQKLFIGPPEAQATGIFPGMIQVKDLDSAIKAIDLIIMQGEGSPAQRDDSHFAKFTKVREEYLAELQNDPNFQPARPVIENPLLSLQQDNTTSGANIITDTLSRDVVSLILNPEATWCQFRIIDDPRTNPGGLFALEDDTEPNRRISLGLVDDVCDGLVTCSVQGLKAIGRIVVGPPDYAPDRRPITSLADGLSDRVSRQSVSELDYVADMNLTTAEVGDLLERVLETMEGMNLDFQNDRIRSENRNIALAQGLSENTAEAKAFPQIEQILGRPLPLTEFGRQRHRRFVSLEIFEDRLRENPELIAQWIREPMIGDRYYDRKMPALMRGSDRYPMHITRRQYDLLVAWANRLRRDAEAGS from the coding sequence ATGAGTACAGATAATCAAGTCAAAACCAGAGAAGACTTACTTTATCTTCTCTCACAGGCATCAGAACTGGAACATTCACTGGCCTGCCAGTATCTTTTTACTGCCTTCTCTTTAAAAGAATCCACAGATGAGGGAGTTTCTCAAGCTCAATTAAATAAGATTAATCGGTGGCGGCGGACAATTAATGGAATTGCAGTAGAAGAAATGCTGCATCTTGCACTTGCTAGCAATCTCCTCACAGCCATAGGAGGGGCGCCATATTTCCGACGCGCAAATTTTCCCCAGGCTAAAACCTACACTTCTTTAAAACTCTCATTTAAACTAGCGCCTTTCAATGAAACCACGCTGAACCGCTATATTTGCTTTGAATTGCCAAATAATTTTGATAATGAGGAACAAAGAGGGAATTGGACTCAGTTTTGTCAGAGCATCAGAGATGAAGAATTGTTAAGACTCCTGGCGGCGCTACCACAACCATTACTTCCTAGAAAACTTGAGTATAACACCATTGGAGAACTGTACGGACTAATCCGCCAAGGCTTTCAGACTATCGGTCAAAAACTGTTTATTGGACCGCCTGAAGCTCAAGCAACTGGGATTTTTCCAGGGATGATTCAGGTTAAAGACTTGGATTCAGCAATAAAAGCGATCGATCTAATTATCATGCAGGGTGAAGGTTCTCCAGCCCAAAGAGATGACAGTCATTTTGCTAAATTTACCAAAGTTCGCGAAGAATATTTAGCAGAATTGCAGAACGATCCCAATTTTCAACCTGCTCGTCCTGTGATTGAAAATCCCCTTTTAAGTCTTCAGCAAGATAATACCACTTCTGGAGCCAACATCATCACAGATACGTTGAGTCGGGATGTAGTAAGCTTGATTTTGAATCCAGAAGCAACTTGGTGCCAGTTCAGAATCATTGACGATCCGCGCACGAATCCAGGTGGATTATTTGCACTAGAAGACGATACAGAGCCAAATAGAAGAATCAGTCTCGGTTTAGTTGATGATGTTTGTGATGGCCTTGTTACTTGCTCTGTTCAAGGTTTAAAGGCTATTGGTCGCATAGTCGTTGGGCCACCAGATTATGCACCCGATCGCCGTCCCATTACCTCGCTAGCAGATGGATTGAGTGATCGCGTCTCTCGACAAAGCGTGTCTGAATTAGACTATGTTGCAGACATGAATCTCACCACCGCAGAAGTTGGGGATCTGTTGGAACGAGTTTTAGAAACGATGGAGGGAATGAATTTAGACTTTCAAAACGACCGGATTCGGAGTGAAAACCGTAACATTGCTCTAGCTCAAGGATTATCGGAAAATACCGCAGAAGCTAAAGCCTTTCCTCAGATAGAACAAATTCTCGGACGACCTTTACCTTTAACAGAATTTGGTCGTCAGCGACATCGACGTTTTGTTTCTCTAGAAATATTTGAAGATAGATTGCGGGAAAATCCTGAACTCATCGCTCAGTGGATTCGTGAACCAATGATTGGTGATCGCTATTATGACCGCAAAATGCCAGCACTAATGCGCGGTTCTGATCGATATCCTATGCACATAACTCGACGGCAGTATGACCTACTAGTAGCATGGGCAAATCGTTTGCGTCGAGATGCAGAGGCAGGATCATGA
- a CDS encoding transposase → MGYSSDVTDKEWEIIEPLLPTKKKTRPPVWTKRQIWNGIFYQLKNGCNWADLQARFAALLYCVLVLQAVV, encoded by the coding sequence ATGGGATATTCAAGCGACGTAACAGACAAAGAATGGGAAATTATTGAGCCATTATTGCCAACCAAGAAGAAAACAAGACCCCCTGTGTGGACAAAGAGGCAAATTTGGAACGGGATATTTTATCAACTTAAGAATGGTTGCAATTGGGCAGACTTACAAGCGAGATTTGCCGCCCTACTCTACTGTGTTCTGGTATTACAAGCAGTGGTGTGA